Proteins encoded by one window of Synechococcus sp. WH 7805:
- a CDS encoding calcium-binding protein produces MLWVTVLLIIDPLAQSNIINGSRGSDQIFGRDLNDTINGLRGDDLLLGEAGDDRVEGGAGDDVINGGPGNDIAKAGKGNDTIIGDRGDDIIDGGSGSADVADYSSLGAPITLLEMGQIFKLDFGTDILLSIETVIGDASQSNSIDGVSDGAFFDNDNNASFNIDLSAERLTVNIASSNIGPFDIQVVNFNNVIGTNLDDVIQGNAFANDLSGERGDDFLQGGKGRDTLTGGMGSDRLFGGNGKDTLWGNRGSDSLVGGNGDDVLQGGQGQDIINGTGSKLGASDFDQLFGGSNADIFILGTAEEKFYQGDGFATILDFESGADKIQLNGSVEEYTFVSNKIILLGGDLIATTSTVFDIQADLVFTDPLSDTFPVW; encoded by the coding sequence TTGCTCTGGGTTACCGTTTTGCTAATTATCGACCCTCTTGCACAAAGCAATATCATCAATGGGTCGCGTGGTAGCGATCAAATTTTTGGTCGAGACTTAAACGACACAATTAATGGTTTGCGAGGCGATGATCTTTTACTGGGAGAGGCAGGCGACGATCGCGTTGAAGGAGGCGCCGGGGATGATGTCATCAACGGGGGGCCGGGAAACGATATAGCCAAAGCAGGGAAGGGTAATGACACCATTATTGGAGACAGAGGAGATGACATTATTGATGGAGGGAGTGGATCTGCTGATGTAGCGGACTACAGCAGTCTGGGCGCACCTATTACACTTTTGGAAATGGGGCAAATCTTCAAGCTCGATTTCGGAACCGACATTCTTCTGTCGATCGAAACCGTGATCGGAGATGCAAGTCAATCCAATAGCATTGATGGGGTCTCCGATGGAGCATTCTTCGACAATGACAACAATGCATCATTTAATATTGATCTCAGTGCTGAAAGATTGACCGTCAATATCGCCTCATCTAACATTGGTCCGTTTGACATCCAGGTTGTTAATTTCAACAATGTTATCGGAACCAATTTAGATGATGTCATTCAAGGCAATGCCTTTGCCAACGATCTGAGTGGTGAAAGAGGAGATGATTTCCTTCAAGGAGGCAAGGGACGTGACACTTTGACCGGAGGCATGGGAAGCGATCGCCTGTTTGGGGGAAATGGAAAAGATACCCTTTGGGGGAATCGCGGATCCGACAGTCTGGTTGGAGGTAACGGTGATGATGTTCTTCAGGGTGGGCAGGGTCAAGATATTATTAATGGAACGGGGTCTAAATTAGGTGCTAGTGATTTTGATCAACTCTTTGGAGGCTCTAATGCTGACATATTCATTCTGGGAACAGCTGAAGAAAAATTCTATCAGGGTGATGGGTTTGCAACGATCTTAGATTTCGAGTCTGGAGCTGACAAAATTCAACTCAATGGCTCTGTTGAGGAGTATACATTTGTAAGCAATAAAATTATTTTACTGGGTGGAGATCTAATTGCCACTACGAGCACAGTGTTTGATATTCAGGCAGATTTGGTCTTTACAGACCCACTATCAGACACGTTTCCTGTTTGGTAA
- a CDS encoding efflux RND transporter periplasmic adaptor subunit — MRALFLCCAVLCVSAQGLLTPAALAHSGHGDEFVQNGEVDQVKASPDQDQLLGIVTDAPQSGPDGQLTVPSVAVVDAAGKPLVFVRSGSTYDPVFVRLGAATNDRTVVLEGVTADEQVVVSGALSLYAESQKQDRVPVEKSPTSTAMAESGQAAVEPVENIAPAWILPGGIVVAVLFILGVVVGVRSRGSGSKQG; from the coding sequence GTGCGCGCACTGTTTCTCTGCTGTGCTGTTCTTTGCGTGAGTGCTCAGGGGCTTCTCACCCCAGCTGCTTTGGCCCACTCCGGTCATGGCGATGAGTTTGTCCAGAACGGTGAGGTTGATCAGGTGAAGGCATCGCCTGATCAGGATCAGCTCCTTGGGATCGTCACGGATGCTCCCCAGAGCGGGCCTGATGGGCAATTGACGGTGCCGAGCGTTGCTGTTGTTGATGCTGCTGGGAAACCTCTGGTGTTTGTACGCAGCGGTAGCACGTACGACCCGGTGTTCGTACGTCTCGGGGCGGCAACGAATGACCGCACGGTTGTTCTGGAGGGTGTGACTGCCGATGAACAGGTGGTTGTTTCAGGAGCTCTTTCGCTTTACGCCGAGTCTCAGAAGCAGGATCGTGTTCCGGTTGAAAAGAGTCCAACAAGCACGGCAATGGCCGAATCGGGCCAGGCTGCAGTTGAGCCTGTAGAAAACATTGCCCCTGCATGGATTCTCCCCGGAGGCATCGTTGTTGCTGTGTTGTTCATTCTCGGTGTGGTGGTCGGAGTTCGCAGTCGTGGTTCTGGATCCAAGCAAGGTTGA
- a CDS encoding efflux RND transporter permease subunit, with amino-acid sequence MLTKLLNSILRGSITRRCLVVVCSILISVWGVLNVVQMPLDVFPPFAPPQVEIQTAAPGLAPEQIELQISAPIEAAVNGLPGVDVVRSASKPGLSMVQVVFRDASQLQNARQLVSERLQQLRAQLPASAGSPDISPPLSPLGTVLQYAFTLPDSATADEQLRLRSLVQTTYENALLAIPGVAQVTIYGGDLPQTQVQLNLEALQQRNLALTDVVEAARASQFNGRGGVQIAGGQERLILPPPISTASDDLEKTPLRSATDQIIALGGVAEIRPGAALRRGEASFNAKPAVVLMINKQPDVDTPQLTKAVEQRVEQLNDSLPKDVVVSQTFRQAQFIDSAIRNVSESLVLGVVIVAAVLVLFLMNWRTAVITLSAIPLSLLVGLLLMRGLGLQLNTMTLGGLVVAIGSVVDDAIVDMENCYRGLRRNRQLPLPQDPLEVVFRTSVEVRQPVLFSTLIIVVVFAPIFTLTGVEGRIFMPMGIAYVMSILASTLVAFTLSPALCALLLSRAPLPAESSWVERTAVRLYSPILNLALITPRRVLALALATVVAAVLILPGLGRVFLPEFREQSLVNSMVLYPGVSLEMTSRAGTVLSERLQSSDDVDWIQVRAGRAPGDADGAGVNIAHVDLELSDQAMADRPAAIARLREAFLALPGVAPNIGGFISHRMDEVLSGVRSAIAIKISGPDLNELRRLGEQVRDAVGEVPGAVDLQLEPLLPVPQIQLTIDRDRALQDGVGVGTLAEAIDVALHGALISPAEPASGRDPLIVTLRPEQRSDLDALRRVPIRTASGVLKPLGDFVLLTSTRGPNEINREDVARRIVVSANVSGRPLGPVVNDIRSQVATLVRLPVGYNIRYGGQFESEQRATRALVLYSLLAAVVIAGLMLVALHSWPATVAILINLPLALVGGLVAVLISGGVLSVASLIGFITLFGVAIRNGLLLVDNFNRRHQGGEPLMELIRNGSLERLNAILMTALTSSLGMLPLALAFGAGNEILQPLAIVVLGGLITSTLLTLVVIPALYARYGRWLLPS; translated from the coding sequence ATGTTGACCAAGCTGCTCAATTCCATCCTGCGTGGTTCGATTACACGCCGTTGTCTCGTTGTTGTTTGCTCGATTCTGATCAGTGTTTGGGGCGTTCTGAATGTTGTTCAGATGCCTCTGGATGTATTCCCCCCCTTTGCGCCGCCGCAGGTGGAGATTCAAACGGCTGCTCCTGGTCTTGCACCGGAGCAGATTGAGCTCCAGATCAGTGCGCCCATCGAAGCTGCTGTGAATGGTTTGCCTGGGGTGGATGTGGTGCGTTCCGCATCCAAACCTGGTCTTTCGATGGTGCAGGTGGTGTTTCGTGACGCATCACAGTTGCAGAACGCCCGGCAGTTGGTGTCGGAACGTTTGCAGCAGCTCCGCGCCCAGTTGCCAGCGTCGGCCGGTTCGCCTGACATTTCCCCACCCCTTTCGCCCCTCGGCACGGTTCTCCAATACGCCTTCACGCTGCCTGATTCGGCGACGGCAGATGAGCAATTGCGATTGCGCTCGTTGGTTCAAACCACGTATGAGAATGCGTTGCTCGCCATCCCTGGCGTTGCCCAGGTGACCATCTACGGCGGTGACCTGCCGCAGACACAAGTGCAGCTGAATCTGGAGGCTCTGCAGCAGCGCAATCTTGCTCTCACTGATGTCGTTGAGGCAGCTCGCGCATCGCAGTTCAACGGCCGCGGTGGTGTTCAGATTGCTGGCGGGCAAGAACGTTTAATCCTTCCTCCCCCCATCAGCACGGCCAGTGATGATCTGGAAAAGACACCGTTGCGTTCAGCCACAGATCAGATCATCGCTTTGGGCGGTGTCGCTGAGATTCGCCCCGGTGCTGCCTTGCGGCGTGGAGAAGCCTCCTTCAATGCCAAGCCCGCTGTGGTGTTGATGATCAACAAGCAGCCCGATGTGGACACCCCGCAGCTGACGAAAGCTGTGGAACAACGGGTTGAACAGCTGAATGACTCCCTGCCGAAGGATGTGGTGGTGAGCCAGACGTTCCGTCAGGCCCAGTTCATCGATAGTGCGATCCGCAATGTGAGCGAATCACTGGTGCTGGGCGTTGTGATTGTGGCGGCTGTGCTTGTGCTTTTTCTGATGAACTGGCGCACCGCTGTGATCACCCTCAGTGCCATCCCGTTGTCGTTGTTGGTTGGCCTGTTGTTGATGCGGGGGCTTGGGCTTCAGCTCAACACCATGACCCTTGGTGGTTTGGTGGTGGCCATTGGATCGGTGGTCGACGATGCCATCGTTGACATGGAGAACTGCTACCGGGGGCTGCGCCGTAATCGGCAGTTGCCGTTGCCCCAAGACCCCTTGGAGGTGGTGTTTCGCACCTCGGTGGAGGTGCGTCAGCCGGTGCTGTTTTCCACCTTGATCATCGTTGTGGTGTTTGCTCCAATCTTCACGCTCACGGGCGTGGAAGGACGCATTTTTATGCCGATGGGCATCGCCTACGTGATGTCGATCCTGGCATCGACGCTCGTCGCATTCACCCTTTCACCGGCCCTCTGTGCTCTGTTGCTGAGTCGGGCGCCACTGCCGGCTGAAAGCTCCTGGGTTGAGCGGACTGCGGTACGGCTCTACAGCCCCATTCTGAATCTTGCTTTGATCACCCCACGGCGCGTCTTGGCGCTTGCCCTGGCAACGGTTGTGGCGGCTGTGTTGATTCTTCCAGGGCTTGGACGGGTGTTCTTGCCGGAGTTTCGCGAGCAATCGCTGGTGAATTCGATGGTTCTTTACCCCGGTGTGTCTCTCGAGATGACAAGCCGCGCAGGCACAGTTCTCTCCGAACGTCTCCAGTCCAGCGACGACGTCGACTGGATTCAGGTGCGCGCCGGGCGTGCCCCAGGAGATGCGGATGGCGCGGGAGTGAATATTGCTCACGTCGATCTGGAATTAAGTGATCAGGCCATGGCTGATCGCCCCGCTGCCATCGCTCGTCTCCGTGAGGCCTTCCTCGCCCTACCGGGTGTGGCCCCCAACATCGGTGGGTTCATCTCCCATCGGATGGATGAAGTGCTCTCTGGCGTACGCAGTGCCATCGCCATCAAAATTTCCGGCCCTGATCTCAATGAACTGCGCCGTCTTGGTGAGCAGGTTCGTGATGCGGTGGGTGAGGTGCCAGGTGCGGTGGATCTTCAGCTTGAGCCTTTGCTGCCAGTGCCCCAGATCCAACTGACGATTGATCGTGACCGGGCGCTTCAGGACGGGGTGGGGGTTGGAACGCTGGCAGAAGCCATCGACGTCGCTCTGCATGGTGCACTCATTAGCCCGGCTGAGCCCGCCAGTGGCCGTGATCCCTTGATCGTGACTCTGAGACCGGAACAACGTAGTGATCTCGATGCGTTGCGTCGCGTGCCGATTCGAACCGCTTCGGGAGTGCTCAAACCCTTAGGGGACTTTGTGTTGCTCACCTCGACCCGTGGCCCGAACGAGATCAACCGTGAGGATGTGGCTCGCCGGATTGTGGTGTCAGCCAATGTTTCCGGTCGCCCTTTGGGGCCGGTGGTGAATGACATTCGCAGCCAGGTAGCGACGTTGGTCCGGCTGCCTGTTGGCTACAACATCCGCTACGGAGGCCAATTCGAATCAGAGCAACGGGCAACCCGTGCCTTGGTTCTCTACAGCCTCTTGGCCGCTGTGGTGATCGCCGGTTTGATGCTGGTGGCACTGCACTCGTGGCCAGCCACAGTGGCGATCCTGATCAACCTGCCCCTGGCCCTGGTGGGTGGTCTGGTGGCTGTTCTGATCAGTGGTGGGGTGCTGTCGGTGGCTTCATTGATCGGTTTCATCACCTTGTTTGGAGTCGCCATTCGCAATGGCCTGTTGCTGGTGGACAACTTCAATCGGCGCCATCAAGGCGGTGAGCCACTGATGGAGTTGATCCGAAACGGCAGCCTGGAGAGGCTCAATGCGATCTTGATGACGGCACTGACCTCGTCCCTCGGCATGTTGCCGTTGGCTCTTGCTTTTGGCGCCGGTAATGAAATCCTTCAACCCCTCGCCATCGTTGTGCTCGGGGGGCTGATCACCTCCACGCTGCTCACGCTGGTGGTGATTCCCGCTTTGTATGCCCGCTATGGGCGTTGGCTTCTTCCTTCATGA